In Acidobacteriota bacterium, the genomic stretch CGAAGCACCCGCCTGGATGCCCTTGACGGCGAGCTGGATCGAGCCCCAGGCGGTGATCAGAACCACCGGCACACGGGGCGCTCGCCGCCGAATCTCGGCGAGCAGCTCGAGCCCCTCTTCGCCGGACGTCCGGCGCGAGAAGTTCATGTCCTGGAGGACCAGCGAAACGCGCTGCCGATCGAGGACCTCGAGGGCTGCCGCCGGGCCGTGGGCGAGCTGCGACGGCAGGCCGGCCTGCTTGAGGAGCAGCGACAGAGAGGCGGTGACCGAGCGATCGTCGTCGACGATCAGAATCGGCGCCATGGGTTGCCCGGCATCACTCACGAAACGACCATACCAAGCACAGCATTCGCAACCGCTCACTCATAGTGCAGCGCTTCGGCCGGCGACGGCCGCGAAGCCAACCAAGCCGGATAGAGAGAGCAGATCCCGGCCAAGGCGAGAAGGGTCACGAGACCGAGGCCCATGCCCGTCAGGGAGGCTCGCCAGTCGAGGGCCGGAAAGGCTCCGGTGACCGGAAACTGGATCGCCACCACGCAGGCCACCAACGAGGCGAAGACCGCGATGGCCAGCGTCTCGACCACAATCAAATGGTAGATGCGACCTTTCGGGGCACCGAGGGCACGGCGCAGACCGAGCTCGTCGGTGCGTCGAGTCACGCTCTGCCAGAGAACACCGAACAGACCGAAGGCCACCATCAGGAGCAAGAAAGCGGCGATCCAGAAGGCCACCATCAAGGGCAGCACCATCTCGCGAATGCGATCCGCCCGCAGACGCTCGAGGGGCGTGACGGTCACGCTCCAAGTATCGGCCTCGGCCCCCACCAGCTCCTGCAGCTTCTCTTCGAAGGACACCGGCGTACCGGCCTTGAGGCGCACCTGAAGGGTCGAGATGCCTTGGGTGAGGTCCTCTTTCGGGAAGCGAGCGATGAGGTAGGGCCGTACGGCGCCCAGCTCACCCTGCTGACGAAAAGCACGGAAGACTCCGACGGCGATCCAGCTAGGCCGCTCTTCGGAATCGTCCCGCAGTCGAATATCCCTTCCGGGCTCGAATCCTCGCGGAAAGATCGCCGCCGCCACCTGCTGGTCGATGAGGACCGGAATGCGATCCGGAGTCGCGTCCGTTTCGGCGAAGAACCGTCCTTCGAGAAGCTCGACACCGAAGTCTTCGGGGGCACCATCGCTCATCCAGTTGACGTTGACGCCGACCTGCCGCTCATCGAGCCCGACGCTGGTGCGCCAGGCCCATTGGCGGAAGGGGGGAAAGGAATGGTGCACCCATTCCACTTCGGGCTGATCCTCGAGAGTCGACACCAGTGCCCGGGCCCGCCGGCCGTCCTCCTCGGACCAGGATTGCCCGACGAGGGCCTTGCTGGGCAGGATCTCGAGAGTGTTGCGCCATTCGAAGCCCAGCGGCTGATTCCAACGATGCAGGAAATGGGCTCCGACGGCGGCGATGAAGAATACGACCAGAAACGCCAGGGCGAGCTCGGCGATGATCAGGGCGTTGGCCCGTTTGCGGTTCCAGATCAGCTTGAAAACATGCATCAACATGGGCTCATCCTCCTCGCAGCGCTTTCACCGGGTGGAGTCGCGCCATCTTGAGCGCGGGATAGACACCGGAGACGAGGCCGAACACCAGCATCGCCAAGAGGGACAGGCCGAAGACCCCGAGATCGATCTCGAACTCGGCATAGGGAATCATGCCGCTCTCTTCGACCAGCCAGAGAAAAAGCCTCCCGAGGAGGTAGCCGAGGCCGCCGCCGAGCAATGAGAGCACCAGGTTCTCGATCAGAAACTGTCCCACCAGATCCCGGGACGACGCTCCGAAAGCGCGCCGGACGCCGATCTCCGAAGATCGCTCGAGGATTCGGCTGACGTTGAGATTGATCAGATTGATCGAAGGCAACAGCATGAACAGCAGGATGCCGCCGATCAGCACCGCCACCAGTTGCCCGACACCGCTGTCGCGTTCATTGCGCCGGTCGAGCAGCTCCCGGGCCAGCGACGCGAGCTTGCTGTTGGCCGGCGCCGAGGCGAGCTGAAAGGTCTCCGGGTCGTCGTGGACAAAACTCTCGAAGGAGGTCCACACCTCCTTTTCGATCACCGGCAGGCGAGAGCGGTCCTCGGCATAGAGAAAGACGTTGAAGGACCCCATCCAATCGCGCCGAAAGTTGCTCGACGGCAGCGTCGAGAATGGAATCCAGATCTCGGAGAAGGCATGGCGACGCAGCACCGGCACGTCGGCGACCACGCCGATGACCTCGAAGCGTTGTCCATTGGCGACCAAGGACCGGCCGAGAGCGTCGGCGCTGCCGAAGATGTTCTCGGCGGTGGTGCGATTGAGCACCGCCACGAAGCGCCCCTGCTCGACGTCGTCCGAGGAAATACCGCGACCGCTCAGAAACTCGAACTCCATGATCTTCCAAAAGTTGGCGTCGGTGGCCGCGATCTGAGGCATCAGCTTGCGCCCGTCGACGAACACCGTACCTTCCGACGAGCGCTGCACGAAGGCCACCAGGTCCGGTTCCTGAAGCGGCAGGAAATGGCGCTCGATCATGCGATAGCCGGGACTCGAGTGCCAGTTCTGGCTGCCGTCCTCGGCGGCGAGCTCGGCGTTCTCGACCGCCAGGTAGTGGTCGCTCCGGCGTTCGACGCCGATCGGCTGGAGGAGGTTCTGCAGCAAGGCGAAGACCACCGTCAGAACGCCGATCGTCAGAGCGATCGCAAACAGGTTGACGAAGGTGAAGAACTTGCGCCGCAGCAGCACCTTGTAGGCGGTGAGGAGATAGTTGCGCAGCATGGGATGAGCTAGGCCACCAGACGGCCGTCGAAAATGCGAATGGTGCGCTCCGTCTGGCGAGCCTTCTCGGGGTCGTGGGTGACCATGACGATGGTGGTGTTCTCGTCGCGGTTCAATCCTTCGAGAATCGCCATGATCTCGTCGCCCATGTGACTGTCGAGATTGCCCGTCGGTTCGTCCGCCAGCAGGACCCGCGGCGCCGCGACGATCGCCCGTGCGATCGCCGCGCGTTGCTGCTGCCCGCCGGAAAGCTGCGTCGGGAAGTGGTCGACGCGCGACGTCAGGCCGACCCGCTCGAGCGCTTGCAGCGCCTTGCGCCGCCGCTCCTGCCGCGACAGGCGCCGGTAGAGCAGCGGGATCTCGACGTTGTCCGCCACGCTGAGATCCGGAATCAAATGAAAGCTCTGGAAGACGAAGCCGACGAGCTTGTTGCGCAGCGCGGCGAGTCTCCGATCGCCGAAATCGGCCACCCGCTCGCCAGCCAAGCGCACCTCGCCTTCGCTCGGCGCATCGAGCAATCCCATGAGATTGAGCAGAGTGCTCTTGCCACAACCGGAAGGCCCCATGATGGAGACCATTTCTCCGGTCTCGATGGTCAGCTCGACGCGATCCAGGGCCAGCGTTTCGATACGCTCCGAGCGATAAATCTTGCTCACATTCTTCAGTTCGATCATGACTCTCCCTTGACGCGCACGCGTTGCAAGTGATCGATGTCTCGGGTGTCCGAGAGAATCACCTCGTCGCCCTCTTCGAGGCCGGCGAGGACCTGGACCCGTTGCGGGCTCGCCATGCCGAGCTCGACCTCGGTGCGTTCGGCGAAGCCGTCTACGATTCGATAAACGATCTGGCGACCATTGCTGCCGATGGCGGGACCGTTCTTCAGACCCAGACCGTCGGCCACCCGGCCGGTGACCACCTCGACGTCGACCCGCAGCTGCGGCCGGAGGCCCGAGTGGCTGGGGTCCTCGAGATCGACCTGCAGCTTCATCTGGCCTCCCTCGACGGTCGGCAGGATCGCCGCGACCTCGCCTCCCAGGGTGATTCCGCCGGTCGAGACCTCGACCGGCAAGCCCGACCGCAGGGTCGAGGCATAGAAGTCCGAGACCTGGGCTTCGATCCGGAAGGTCGAGAGGTCGGCGAGACGAGCCAAGGCGGCACCGGTAACCGCCCGGGTCCCGACGTCGTCGAGGACCCAGGTCAC encodes the following:
- a CDS encoding FtsX-like permease family protein translates to MLMHVFKLIWNRKRANALIIAELALAFLVVFFIAAVGAHFLHRWNQPLGFEWRNTLEILPSKALVGQSWSEEDGRRARALVSTLEDQPEVEWVHHSFPPFRQWAWRTSVGLDERQVGVNVNWMSDGAPEDFGVELLEGRFFAETDATPDRIPVLIDQQVAAAIFPRGFEPGRDIRLRDDSEERPSWIAVGVFRAFRQQGELGAVRPYLIARFPKEDLTQGISTLQVRLKAGTPVSFEEKLQELVGAEADTWSVTVTPLERLRADRIREMVLPLMVAFWIAAFLLLMVAFGLFGVLWQSVTRRTDELGLRRALGAPKGRIYHLIVVETLAIAVFASLVACVVAIQFPVTGAFPALDWRASLTGMGLGLVTLLALAGICSLYPAWLASRPSPAEALHYE
- a CDS encoding ABC transporter permease, with translation MLRNYLLTAYKVLLRRKFFTFVNLFAIALTIGVLTVVFALLQNLLQPIGVERRSDHYLAVENAELAAEDGSQNWHSSPGYRMIERHFLPLQEPDLVAFVQRSSEGTVFVDGRKLMPQIAATDANFWKIMEFEFLSGRGISSDDVEQGRFVAVLNRTTAENIFGSADALGRSLVANGQRFEVIGVVADVPVLRRHAFSEIWIPFSTLPSSNFRRDWMGSFNVFLYAEDRSRLPVIEKEVWTSFESFVHDDPETFQLASAPANSKLASLARELLDRRNERDSGVGQLVAVLIGGILLFMLLPSINLINLNVSRILERSSEIGVRRAFGASSRDLVGQFLIENLVLSLLGGGLGYLLGRLFLWLVEESGMIPYAEFEIDLGVFGLSLLAMLVFGLVSGVYPALKMARLHPVKALRGG
- a CDS encoding ABC transporter ATP-binding protein: MIELKNVSKIYRSERIETLALDRVELTIETGEMVSIMGPSGCGKSTLLNLMGLLDAPSEGEVRLAGERVADFGDRRLAALRNKLVGFVFQSFHLIPDLSVADNVEIPLLYRRLSRQERRRKALQALERVGLTSRVDHFPTQLSGGQQQRAAIARAIVAAPRVLLADEPTGNLDSHMGDEIMAILEGLNRDENTTIVMVTHDPEKARQTERTIRIFDGRLVA